The Anaerolineales bacterium sequence TGCGGGGTCCACAGCGGGTCACAGCGAAAGGGTGGGGCGGCTGCGCATGCCGATTGTGACGTCATCCGACCAGATCCGGAGCCAGCTTGAGGTTGCCTTCGGCAGTCTCGAAGGCAATCCGCTGATTGTGCACAGCGATCTGGTGCGGATTGGATTCGTCCCCAAGGGCCGGAGCCTCGAGCAGCAGCTGGCGGATTGGCTGACGATGATTCTGGAGGCAGCCAGCGGGCGCACGCTGCTGTTTCCGACCTTCAACTACGACTACGCCAAGAGCGGACGCTACCGGCCGAGAACGGATCCGGCCCAGGTCGGCGCCCTCAACGAGTACGTCCGGATCCAGGTTCCTGGCCAGCGCACCCTCACCCCGATCTTCAATTTCGCCGTCGTGAATGGGGCGAGTTTTCCTCTTGAGCCTGCCGGCAATCCGTTCGACGATGCCTCCACATTCGGGGTCGCTCGCAACGCTGGCGGGAGTGTCGTGTTTCTGGGAGCCGCACCGGCTGCCAACACGTTTATCCATCATGTGGAGGAAGCGGTAGAGGTCCCGTACCGCTACCTCAAGCCGTTTCCTGGGGTGATCGAAATCGATGATTCGCAGCGAGAGGTCACGCTGCACTATCGAGTCCGACCTGCGGCCGCGAGCACGGTCGAGTACGACTGGCAGCGCCTGGCTGCGGACCTGCGGTCGCGGGGGATCCTAAGCAGCTTCCCGGTCGGGAACGCAAGTCTTGAATTCTACCGAGCGCCGGCGCTCTACGACTACTGGTGCCAGCGGCTGCGCGAGAATGAGCACTTCCTGCTGACGGAGGACTCCTTCCGCAAGGTCCACGACATGTACCGGCAGTACGGCAAGCCCTTGCGTTATCGGACGGTTGAGGCCGACAAGCAGGCGGGGTCGTAGGCCTGCTCAGGCCTCGGTCGGGTACTTGAGCCCCCACTGGCTCCGCAAGGCATCCATCGTCTGCATCACCTGGAGCGACTCGTCCAGGGGCATTCGCTCACTCTCGAGCATGCCCTCCCGCAGACATCGCATGACCTCGACCGTCTGATAGTGCAGCCCGTTGCCCTCGATGGGGAATTCGAGGGTTTCCTCATCCATGCCGCTAAGGAACAGGGTCAGCCGGTCCGGGGCATGCATCGGGGAATGAATCCTCAGGTATCCCCGAGTTCCCAGGATCGTGGCCTCATCGGGTGTCGTCACCTGCATCGAGGCATACAGGATGGCAAGCCTCCCGCCCTCGTAGGCGAGGAGAATCCCCTCCTGCTCGTCCACACCGGTTTGTCCCAGCTGAGCCAGGGAGCTGATGCGGGCCGGCGGCCCGAAGACGCAGGAGGCCAACGACAC is a genomic window containing:
- a CDS encoding AAC(3) family N-acetyltransferase, which translates into the protein MPIVTSSDQIRSQLEVAFGSLEGNPLIVHSDLVRIGFVPKGRSLEQQLADWLTMILEAASGRTLLFPTFNYDYAKSGRYRPRTDPAQVGALNEYVRIQVPGQRTLTPIFNFAVVNGASFPLEPAGNPFDDASTFGVARNAGGSVVFLGAAPAANTFIHHVEEAVEVPYRYLKPFPGVIEIDDSQREVTLHYRVRPAAASTVEYDWQRLAADLRSRGILSSFPVGNASLEFYRAPALYDYWCQRLRENEHFLLTEDSFRKVHDMYRQYGKPLRYRTVEADKQAGS